One genomic region from Sciurus carolinensis chromosome 2, mSciCar1.2, whole genome shotgun sequence encodes:
- the Pabpn1 gene encoding polyadenylate-binding protein 2, which translates to MAAAAAAAAAAGAAGGRGSGPGRRRHLVPGAGGEAGEGAPGGAGDYGNGLESEELEPGELLLEPEPEPEPEEEPPRPRAPPGAPGPGPGSGAPGSQEEEEEPGLVEGDPGDGAIEDPELEAIKARVREMEEEAEKLKELQNEVEKQMNMSPPPGNAGPVIMSIEEKMEADARSIYVGNVDYGATAEELEAHFHGCGSVNRVTILCDKFSGHPKGFAYIEFSDKESVRTSLALDESLFRGRQIKVIPKRTNRPGISTTDRGFPRARYRARTTNYNSSRSRFYSGFNSRPRGRVYRGRARATSWYSPY; encoded by the exons atggcggcggcggcggcggcggcagcagcagcgggGGCTGCGGGCGGTCGGGGCTCCGGGCCGGGGCGGCGGCGCCATCTTGTGCCCGGGGCCGGTGGGGAGGCCGGGGAGGGGGCCCCGGGGGGCGCAGGGGACTACGGGAACGGCCTGGAGTCTGAGGAACTGGAGCCTGGGGAGCTGCTGCTGGAGCCCGAGCCGGAGCCCGAGCCCGAAGAGGAGCCGCCCCGGCCCCGCGCCCCCCCGGGAGCTCCGGGCCCTGGGCCTGGTTCGGGAGCCCCCGgcagccaggaggaggaggaagaaccgGGACTGGTCGAGGGTGACCCGGGGGACGGCGCCATTGAGGACCCG GAGCTTGAAGCTATCAAAGCTCGAGTCAGGGAGAtggaggaagaagctgagaaGCTAAAGGAACTACAAAACGAGGTAGAGAAGCAAATGAATATGAGTCCACCTCCAGGCAATG ctGGCCCAGTGATCATGTCTATTGAAGAGAAGATGGAGGCTGATGCACGTTCCATCTATGTTGGCAAT GTGGACTATGGTGCAACAGCAGAAGAGTTGGAAGCTCACTTTCATGGCTGTGGTTCAGTCAATCGTGTTACCATACTCTGTGACAAATTTAGTGGCCATCCCAAAGG GTTTGCATATATAGAGTTCTCAGACAAAGAGTCAGTGAGGACTTCCCTGGCCTTAGATGAGTCCTTATTTAGAGGAAGACAAATCAAG GTGATCCCAAAACGAACCAACAGACCAGGCATCAGCACAACAGACCGGGGTTTCCCACGTGCCCGCTACCGTGCCCGGACTACCAACTACAACAGTTCCCGCTCTCGATTCTACAGTGGTTTTAACAGCAGGCCCCGGGGTCGCGTCTACAG GGGCCGGGCTAGAGCGACATCATGGTATTCCCCTTACTAA